The Medicago truncatula cultivar Jemalong A17 chromosome 4, MtrunA17r5.0-ANR, whole genome shotgun sequence genome includes a region encoding these proteins:
- the LOC25491693 gene encoding putative pre-16S rRNA nuclease, which yields MWTQQQLVQPVPPLKLFHSFQPSNHAKIQSLSKLNSTQNLKTPLTLEELPPNALRRKKDAEWRGGFSLGVDLGMARTGIALSKGFTFRPLTVLKLRGQKLEVRIMNIAEEEEADEFIIGLPKSSDGEETIQSNIVRSVAGRLAIRAAERGWRVYLHDEYGTTNAAIDRMINMGVNRSQQKKQDAYAAVMLLERYFSTSGQKTELVVPKNLELQGKLRTGPPRDDDYFSDED from the exons ATGTGGACGCAGCAGCAACTTGTACAACCAGTGCCACCCTTGAAACTCTTCCACTCATTTCAACCATCAAATCATGCAAAAATTCAatctttatcaaaattaaattcgaCCCAAAATCTAAAAACACCATTAACTTTGGAAGAACTTCCTCCAAACGCGCTTCGGAGAAAGAAAGATGCAGAATGGAGAGGAGGGTTCTCTCTTGGTGTCGACTTGGGAATGGCTCGTACTGGCATTGCTCTCAGCAAAGGATTCACTTTTCGCCCTTTAACG GTTTTGAAACTGCGAGGACAGAAACTCGAGGTCCGGATAATGAACATCGCAGAAGAAGAG gAAGCTGATGAGTTTATAATTGGACTTCCAAAGTCTTCTGATGGAGAGGAAACGATACAGTCAAACATAGTCCGTTCTGTTGCTGGAAGGCTTGCTATTCGAGCTGCTGAGAG GGGCTGGAGAGTATATCTACACGATGAATATGGGACGACAAATGCCGCCATAGATCGAATGATCAACAT GGGCGTGAATAGGTCTCAGCAGAAGAAACAAGATGCCTATGCTGCCGTG atGTTACTTGAGAGATATTTCTCCACATCAGGTCAGAAAACTGAACTTGTTGTGCCCAAGAATCTTGAACTACAAGGAAAACTTAGAACTGGTCCTCCTAGAGATGATGATTATTTCTCAGACGAAGATTAA
- the LOC25491694 gene encoding zinc finger RNA-binding protein 2, translating to MNYSSYNPNQPQQQQPYYEYDPSQVQLQPYDQSSYAAAAAAAYQPSSYYAAAAAYNQQYAAAAAYYPTAVDTTPVQHSYYQTEPNPVHPPGVNPAEPNLLVQPHNLPIGPSSQYRGGGGGRSFRRGGRGRGQFNRGRGRGVGGGRHFPSHSSGPAISDVPGASAAAGATYEVQGSSSVSAQVQTAPVQPQPRGVFCDICKIECNTSEVMQVHLQGKKHLKNLKLHEAKQRRNPINGSQSSQNPTSELNSTDQSVIAQELEDPTKVMSSEIAADNKDEMMLQNNVGETSDVPAEEADGLRMENSGARDRGLKRKTRGAKGGRKQMRTTDGSVPEQHVAITCELCNVKCDTQRVYQAHITGKKHMKRAYGYQGPAGVGNQALIGLGNQALVGVGNQAPSDVVGPQALPGAAGLQALYPPDINALATAINAQVQQGDNDPQVLLAQLLVNALSQAQGSTTAAPNGTLAAQTPAPASVAGSGNDPQLVQTQVSEVAADVGVGNPTGEIKNEILSVPLESNAQEGSNVAPKIEGGNSETK from the exons ATGAATTATTCATCATACAACCCTAatcaaccacaacaacaacaaccctaTTACGAATACGATCCATCTCAGGTTCAACTCCAACCGTACGATCAATCTTcttatgctgctgctgctgctgcagcCTATCAACCTTCTTCATACTACGCTGCCGCAGCTGCTTATAATCAACAATACGCCGCCGCTGCTGCTTATTATCCAACTGCCGTTGATACTACTCCGGTTCAACATTCTTATTATCAAACTGAACCCAACCCGGTTCATCCTCCTGGTGTTAATCCTGCTGAACCCAACCTTTTGGTTCAACCCCACAATCTTCCG ATCGGGCCATCATCTCAATACAGAGGTGGGGGTGGTGGTAGATCATTCAGGCGAGGTGGTCGTGGTCGAGGTCAGTTCAACCGTGGAAGAGGACGTGGAGTGGGCGGTGGGAGACACTTTCCATCTCATTCTTCCGGACCTGCTATTTCTGATGTACCGGGTGCATCTGCTGCTGCTGGAGCCACTTATGAGGTACAAGGTTCATCATCAGTCTCAGCTCAAGTGCAAACTGCACCAGTGCAACCGCAACCACGTGGGGTATTTTGTGATATTTGTAAGATTGAGTGCAATACGTCTGAAGTTATGCAGGTGCATCTGCAAGGAAAAAAACATCTGAAGAATTTGAAACTGCATGAAGCAAAACAGAGACGCAATCCTATCAACGGATCGCAGAGTAGTCAGAATCCTACCTCTGAATTGAACTCGACAGATCAATCTGTGATAGCTCAGGAATTGGAGGACCCCACCAAAGTTATGAGCTCTGAAATTGCAGCTGATAACAAGGATGAAATGATGTTGCAGAATAATGTAGGAGAGACTTCTGATGTTCCAGCTGAAGAGGCTGATGGGTTAAGAATGGAAAACTCAGGTGCAAGGGACCGTGGATTGAAGCGTAAGACAAGAGGTGCAAAAGGTGGACGTAAACAGATGAGGACTACTGATGGTTCAGTACCTGAACAACATGTAGCTATTACATGTGAGTTGTGCAATGTTAAATGTGACACCCAACGTGTTTACCAGGCTCATATTACTGGGAAAAAGCACATGAAACGTGCATATGGTTACCAAGGTCCGGCTGGAGTAGGTAATCAAGCTTTGATCGGACTAGGTAACCAAGCTTTGGTCGGAGTAGGCAACCAAGCTCCGTCTGATGTGGTTGGTCCCCAAGCTTTGCCTGGAGCAGCAGGGCTTCAAGCACTTTACCCACCTGACATCAATGCTCTAGCGACTGCAATTAATGCTCAAGTCCAACAAGGCGATAATGATCCACAGGTACTTCTGGCTCAGCTACTGGTGAATGCACTATCTCAAGCACAAGGATCAACCACAGCAGCACCGAATGGCACCTTGGCAGCTCAGACACCAGCACCTGCATCTGTGGCCGGTTCAGGTAATGATCCCCAGTTGGTGCAGACACAAGTCTCGGAAGTTGCAGCAGATGTTGGGGTGGGAAATCCTACtggagaaataaaaaatgagattttatctGTGCCGCTGGAATCAAATGCACAGGAAGGTTCAAATGTTGCCCCCAAAATTGAAGGTGGAAATTCTGAAACTAAATAA
- the LOC25491695 gene encoding zinc finger protein ZAT9, with product MMEKHKCKFCMRSFSNGRALGGHMRSHMMNLPKQTESPTPPPPRAPTVQLSFEAESASSLSSYGLRENPKRSFRFTDPNQFIDAGSIILQEDRGSETESSKNPTGPRSKRVKKDNDPVKNSVQNESFSVLSSSSDITTEEEVAFFLISLSREDNNIWKTHTQRHDQQHQDDQYEQQQVEEDEDQEEDEDVEEEEEEEESEAESEEEEEELKPLKKVRGRYKCDTCNKVFRSYQALGGHRASHKKNKQVAESGGDYSISQHHEKINIEKNINVSEKKIHECPICFREFASGQALGGHRRTHNIGFGSASASTSAAAITTMVRRNVKVARVSANVGDSLLDLNFPAPMDEDEDEHEDNGDDDVSQVEGSAVSDAEFVKPH from the coding sequence ATGATGGAGAAACACAAGTGCAAATTTTGTATGAGAAGCTTTTCTAATGGTAGAGCTTTAGGTGGACACATGAGATCACACATGATGAACCTACCAAAACAAACTGAGTCACCAACACCACCGCCGCCCCGAGCACCAACTGTTCAGCTCAGTTTTGAAGCTGAAtcagcttcttctctttcatccTATGGTCTAAGAGAGAATCCAAAGCGAAGCTTTCGATTCACAGATCCCAATCAATTTATAGATGCTGGTTCAATAATTCTTCAGGAAGATAGAGGAAGTGAAACTGAGTCGTCAAAGAATCCAACTGGACCACGATCCAAACGGGTCAAGAAAGATAATGATCCGGTGAAAAACTCAGTACAGAACGAGTCTTTTTCTGTACTGAGTTCTTCATCGGATATAACAACTGAAGAAGAAGTAGCTTTTTTTCTCATATCATTGTCTCGCGAAGATAACAACATATGGAAAACTCATACACAACGTCATGATCAACAGCATCAAGATGATCAGTATGAACAACAACAAgtcgaagaagatgaagaccaagaagaagacgaagatgtcgaggaagaagaagaagaagaagaaagtgaagctgaatctgaagaagaagaagaagaactgaAACCGTTGAAGAAGGTACGAGGAAGATACAAATGCGACACGTGTAACAAAGTGTTTCGTTCATATCAAGCACTAGGTGGACACAGAGCGAGtcacaagaaaaataaacaagttgCAGAAAGTGGTGGTGATTATTCAATTTCACAACATCATGAAAAAAttaacattgaaaaaaatatcaatgttagtgaaaagaaaattCATGAATGTCCAATTTGTTTTAGAGAATTTGCTTCAGGTCAAGCACTAGGTGGACATAGGAGAACACATAATATTGGATTCGGATCAGCATCAGCATCAACATCAGCAGCAGCAATAACAACAATGGTTAGAAGGAACGTCAAGGTTGCTCGAGTTTCCGCGAATGTTGGAGATAGTTTGTTAGATCTAAATTTTCCTGCTCCGATGgacgaagatgaagatgaacatGAAGACAATGGTGATGACGATGTTAGTCAAGTTGAAGGTTCTGCTGTTTCCGATGCTGAATTTGTCAAACCTCATTAA